The Nicotiana tomentosiformis chromosome 2, ASM39032v3, whole genome shotgun sequence genome includes the window AAGAGGGGATTATGTTTTTATCTTTGTTGCCTTAAGAGCCGTTGGATAGAGATGCAAATTAATTACCAGATAACTTGCTAACTTATACGGATGCTACGTCGTAGAAAGAGCGGTTGGATAGAGATGTTtttattattgttcatcttatgggtctatatatatatcaacCGAATCATTTGGTTCAACATTCTTATGTTTTAATTTCTTTTACATTCTCTTGCAGGTTTGTGTAAACTTAAAGGCCAGATGGTTAGTGCAATGAAACCTGGTTTTACAATTTTTTTCTCCTTAGCTCTGTATCAACTTATATCATTTGGTTCGAGATTTTcatgattttcttgcattttggGGAAATAATTACTCGAAAGTACAAATTGTTAGTGTGATCGGGAGTGGTTGACTGGTTCAAGCTCTGATTTCACCAATTACGTTGTAATGACAGAGGTAATTTGCtgctattattttatttttaaattaactgTTGCATGTGTTCGATTGATGGCCCTTCCAAGCTTCCGGTAACTTGCATTTTCACTTAAGATTATGCTTAACTACTACTAATATAGTTCATTATTTTAACTCTTAAACGACCaggtaaaatattttaaattaatggCTGATATTTTGAATGTCTTCGATTTCATCTTCAGCCTATACATTTCCCTTTTGAAAGGTTAGTGACTGGACActaattgaagttattgtatGTAATTTTAACGCTTTTAAAATGAGTTTGATCCATGTGACCTATATATTAAGCTTTCTGTCTTGGAAAATTTGTATCATGCATCTAGATGATAGCGTTAACTTTTTGCATTCATTTTAAATTATCTAAGCATTACGAAATACTATTGCCTTGTGTGGGATTCTAACATTTACGTACATTCCCAACATGTACTTGCATTTTCTCCTTTTCCATTTAGAAGAAAACTGTATCAGCCATCCAAGAACCATGTGAGCACCTCACATTCATCCCCagccttgtgttcatttttctctctatttctttttttttttttaacttattGCTTTCTTCATTATCAACAAAATTCATATGAGTATATTTTTGTTGGTCTCTGTTGAATTTTTACGTTAAGAATGTATTTCAATAAGTGTGTTTTTTTCCAATTATCCTTTTCTTTTGTGTTGTCGAACATGTATAAGGACTAACACCTCCAATTTTGTCAACATTGTTGAGCCAACATACACACAAAAGATTAATAAGGCACGAGTGGAATGAACAAATAAGATGCTGTACGTACCaacataaataaaaattatatagCACATGATGGATCATCTCCACTGCTTATGTTTTGAGGACTTCTGTTGGGTGTGGTTTCATCCTTTATCGTGTTCATTAAATGAGATTAACATTCATATATAAATTCCGGAATTGTGCATTTCTCCTTGAGGGTTACACGCGCAACGTGCGTGTCCAGAAACtagttttttatatatatatatatatatatataacacattCTAGTCGTTTTGTCATACGTGCATACATATTACATTTCTAGTTGAATGTTTGGTTGATAGGTGATTAATACACTAAATTATTCATAAGACCGTAAGATTTTTACCATAAACAGCCTTAACACTGCCTCTAATCAAAGTATCAAAAGTGTGGGGGCTTCCTCTCTAGACTTTGTTGCAGAAGGAAAGGAAAGAACCAACTGGCAATCAAGGATCATAACAATTGATGTGACCAGTGGTAAAATCAAAAATCTTaataaagatattacatatgcATATAATTTTCCGGCGAAAAGATGTTTTAACTGATCTGTCGCCTACTATGGTGATGACGTGAAGACTTTGAGCAAGGCAGTTTTTATAAGCGAAAAGTATTTCTGATGTAAAGGCGTCGAGGTAATTGACATACAGTCCAGGAAAAAATGTATAGAGTCACTTTCTAATAATTGAGGAGAAAGGGTAACTAGCTTGCCATTTTCTGCCCACACTACGTCCCTACTTGCTAACACTTACAAATAAGGGAAAAATTCATGTTACTTTTTATTCTAAAATCAAAAGCTGAGGATTGCAGATGATAGTACTTCCACTACCCTTTAAAGCAACAGGACAAACTTTCACCAACAACACTTCAAGTTTACTTATTTTGTTATGTCTCGACTTTTGCACCATGATCTTTCCTGTAGTTTAATGTATAAGAGTTACAGCTGTTTCATATCGTAAAACACTCTCATCAGTTATTTTTCCCTGCATTCAAATCCACCAAATTAAAGAAAAACCTTTAATCCTCATGTGATTCACTCATTGGTCTGATTTAATGGAGTAGGGCGAAAGCAGCTCATTAAAAGTACATTTAGGCTGATTTTGTTAGCTGCAGCAATCAAGTAAATGAATAATTATCAACATCACAAAGTTACAAGGTTAAATCCTGCCAAAGAACACAAGTTTTGACAAGATGGCTAAAGTGCATAGTTATTGTATGATTTTCTATCAACAAAGAGCTACAATGACAACCTAGTATGCTTCAGAAATGAAAAGAGACCAAAATTTGCCAGTCTGTTCTTGCTAATTTCAAGAACCAACTTTGAGCAAGGAAGCCTCCTTTAGAAGGTTTAATAACAGAATGTGAAGCCATtaaaagatagaaattatttgaaaATGAAAACCATAAAAATACATTCTCATCATAACAGTCCCAACTGTCAAGGCACCGGTATTACGCAGTATAGAAGAAAATGCCCAATAAGCAGCTTGCAATCACATAGTTCTTGTTATAAGATTCATAGCCTTGTTTAGAAACTCAGTGCCTCATCTCCTAACTAACAAAACTAAACCCAATTAGTTGTAATCGAATCTGTTGCCCTACTGGTATCATCTTGAGCGAAGGAAGAAAGATATCTGGGTGGTTGTTTTGCATTTACTGGCCAGCTAATTTCAGCTACTACAATAATGATGTGAAAGATTCATGTTGGTCAGGGATGGTGAGTGGTGGTAAGATAAAGCTTCACTTCCAAAGTGCAGTTGATAGTGATTGCTGAATTTCCGAATCCTGATGATGCTGCGGTAGAGAAGAATCACACTGTAGGTCTCCCACCATAAGTATTTTGGCCTTGCTGCGTCCATTTTAAAGAGGTGTCAACTTCCAAGCCCTTCTCTATTGATGTTCCCTGGAGGAAACATCATAGGATGTTTATAAGGTAAATTGCACGGATTAAATTCAAAACAAGGCATTTACATTGAACTACTATATACTAATTTGACATTTACCATGCAGGAAAACAGAGAATCTTTTCTGTCTCGGACTATAAACTACATATATACTAGAGGAAATCTTAGACTGAGACTATAAGTTCCCTACCCAGTGAGGTAACTGCTATGATGATTCCAAAATTGCATTAAATATAAATAAGCAACATGTAGATGAACCTAGGTAATGAAGGCTACAACAATTGGTGCACCGTTCTTGTGAGCAGAAGAACTGAAAAGAATCCAAGCAATGTTGACAAGAATACCTTAAATGTGGGAAAGAGATTCCCATTCAATCCATTCCAATGGAGGGGGTGCTGAGTTAGCACATGCTGACCCTGAAGCAGCAGTTCACTTCTCAGTGTAGTAGAAGCAGAGTTCTGCAGGATAGGCACGACCAAGTAGACTGCTTAGACATAGAAGTTGAGTACAAATCTACCTTTGGTACAGATCATGGAAGACCATGAATTAAGATAGAAATCATTAAGTCTCAAATTACCAGGACTTTTCTATGATGTTCAGTTAAACCATTTGAGCCATGCTGGCCCTGGAAGTTTCCAGTTTGGCTAGTGTTTCCATGTTGATTGTCATCATAGGAAGAGGGAGATATGCCCAAATTCAGATCAAGATTATGACCTGTGCCTGCATCAAATGTAGATCGGTAGCTTCCAACCAGCTAAGCAGAGCTAACGAATAAAAGCGACAAGCATAAAGGTGGTGTTGGGAAAAGTGTGCAAGTCTTGATAGTACCTCTGATATCAGCCTCAGAACTTAATACACCTTCATATGTGCTTATCTCAAAATTGGTGACTGCCTCCCTCCCGCTGCTTTGTATAGCGGCCTTATCATATGCCCTGATCAAGCTCCAAAGACAAGTTCAGTCAATGTTGAGAGGTTAAACCACATAGCATAAAAGAGAATGAAGAGTCAGGTTATGTCATTGGACCTTGCAGCTTCTATCTCACTGTCAAATAGTCCAAGATAGATATACCTGCAAGCGTATAATGCACGGGACTGGTTAACAATATTCCCTCTAGCTTATAAAGATCAGTGCTATCATGTGATTGGAGAAACTTGAAACAGTCATATTAATAGTAGTGTGACATTTCTAAGCCACATTGGAACATCACTCACTTCTTTCCAAGAAGCTGCCCCATCCGTGCTTCCCATCGCCCACATTTATGCAGAGTGACTCCCCTGTATTTTGAACTTCCTCTAGAGAAGCCATTGCTCTGACGACGAAGTATGTGCACAAACTCTTCATTGCTAAAGTTATTCATCTGTATGCCAGTCACAGAAATTACGTTAAACAGCAACCATATTCCTAATTGAAATGGGACTTCAACCAGAAGTAATGACGGTGATTAGCTACTTCAAGCAACCTGCTTCAGATCATCTTCATAATCACTGATGTTAAAGTTGATATCTGCATCAAGTCCTCGGAATTTAATTGCAGCACGGTCATATGCCCTGAAATTAGTATACAAAAATTTACTACTACAACTATACCAGTTTTTCTTTCGGAGAAGTACAAAAATCAACCAGTGCAGTTAAGATAAAACTCATTCTAATTTATACAGCACCTAGCAGCAGTATGTGCAGTGTCAAAACCCCCTGTAAATACAAAATTCAAATGCCAAATGAAGCTTGCAGTCAGCAATCAATACTTGAATAAAGCTGTAATAACTTTCATATCAACAAAACTTGAGGTTAGGAAACAGTTGCTTACCCAAGTAAACTTGTTTCCCACCATCCCTGCAAAGTCCACACAAAAAGTGCTCAGGATTACAATAAAACATTTATGAGTTCCTATCCAAACTTAAAAGTGAAAGCATCTCATTAGTACTAGCTGCTAGTTAGTTAGAACTAATAATCCCAAGAAATAACTGGTAGTTTAAACAGTTCAATAATATCTCCAAGCAACCTCGCTTACATGTTAGCATTAGTTCACTATGTTGGAGGACGGTGGAGGAACACTAACTCTATCCAGTCTTAAGCATTGATAAGCAGGGTTACGGCTAGTTGAAAGCTAGCATACTTAAGGAATACTAGTTTTATCAGATCCTAAGCACAGATAAGTGAGAGGAGGTTTGCAGTAGGTTGACGACCAGTATAAAAAAGATTTAATTGTATACAATGATCAATGTAATTAATACTTTACACCACCAGTATAATTTGACATGTTATAACAGGCTACTTACCATTTATTCTAGGTTACCAATCAATCTATTAAGTAGAATTACCAGTAATTACCTTTTAAATGACCAGATTGTGTGCATATATATATTTATGCAGAATTCAAAAAAACATCCTAATAAATACTATGGATGAAACTGAAACAAAGAGTCACTTGCTACAGAGCTGAGAGAAAAATAACAGTAGAATATTGCTAGAGATGATCAATTACCAAATGTGGGATTCCCATCGTCCAGTCCTACGATAGAATGTGACTCCGCGA containing:
- the LOC104109690 gene encoding APETALA2-like protein 1, with product MFDLNLSSEDVPVESGTSNSSIVNMETSNSTAGDDEYEESGNSDFVLKELFPLVSGEAELSQQQCLDLSANCGASNEQRIVISPQRRSQVKKNRRGPRSRSSQYRGVTFYRRTGRWESHIWDGGKQVYLGGFDTAHTAARAYDRAAIKFRGLDADINFNISDYEDDLKQMNNFSNEEFVHILRRQSNGFSRGSSKYRGVTLHKCGRWEARMGQLLGKKYIYLGLFDSEIEAARAYDKAAIQSSGREAVTNFEISTYEGVLSSEADIRGTGHNLDLNLGISPSSYDDNQHGNTSQTGNFQGQHGSNGLTEHHRKVLNSASTTLRSELLLQGQHVLTQHPLHWNGLNGNLFPTFKGTSIEKGLEVDTSLKWTQQGQNTYGGRPTV